A region of Vicugna pacos chromosome 7, VicPac4, whole genome shotgun sequence DNA encodes the following proteins:
- the OR6V1 gene encoding olfactory receptor 6V1, producing the protein MGEQKRTEEEEKGICAQAPVHPCQLQVIADSHLHTPMYFFLGNFSLLEILVTMTAVPRMLSGLLAPHKVISFTGCMVQFYFYFSLGSTSFLILSDMALDRFVAVCHPLRYGTLMSGAVCARLAGAAWAAPFLAMVPTVLSRAHLNYCHGNIINHFFCDNAPLLQLSCSDTSLLEFWDFVMALAFVLSSFLVTLVSYGYIVSTVLRIPSASGRQKAFSTCGSHLALVFIGYSTTIFLYVRPGKGHSAEVNKTAALVTSILTPSLNPFTLTLRNETVKAVLREQMQKLKRPHEAL; encoded by the exons ATGGGGGAACAAAAGAgaacagaagaggaggagaaggggat CTGTGCACAAGCCCCTGTCCACCCCTGCCAGCTGCAGGTCATTGCTGACAGCCACCTCCACActcccatgtacttcttcctgggCAATTTTTCCCTGCTGGAGATCTTGGTGACCATGACTGCCGTGCCCAGGATGCTGTCCGGCCTGCTGGCTCCCCACAAGGTCATCTCCTTCACCGGCTGCATGGTCCAGTTCTACTTCTACTTCTCCCTCGGCTCCACCTCCTTCCTCATCCTGTCCGACATGGCCCTTGACCGCTTTGTGGCTGTCTGCCACCCACTGCGCTACGGCACTTTGATGAGCGGGGCTGTGTGTGCCCGGCTAGCGGGGGCTGCCTGGGCAGCTCCCTTCCTGGCCATGGTACCCACTGTCCTCTCCCGAGCTCATCTCAATTACTGCCACGGCAACATCATTAACCACTTCTTCTGTGACAACGCCCCTCTGCTGCAGCTGTCCTGCTCCGACACTAGCCTGCTGGAATTCTGGGACTTTGTGATGGCCTTGGCCTTCGTCCTCAGCTCCTTCCTGGTGACCCTGGTCTCCTACGGCTACATCGTGAGCACCGTGCTGCGGATTCCCTCTGCCAGCGGACGCCAGAAGGCTTTCTCCACGTGTGGGTCTCACCTCGCCCTGGTCTTCATCGGCTACAGTACCACCATCTTCCTGTATGTCAGGCCTGGCAAAGGACACTCTGCGGAAGTCAACAAGACGGCTGCCTTGGTGACATCCatcctcaccccctccctcaATCCCTTCACCCTCACCCTCCGCAACGAGACCGTCAAGGCGGTGTTACGAGAGCAGATGCAGAAGCTGAAACGTCCCCACGAGGCGCTGTGA